The Paramisgurnus dabryanus chromosome 3, PD_genome_1.1, whole genome shotgun sequence genome includes a window with the following:
- the LOC141281882 gene encoding uncharacterized protein, translating to HTFHFIHSFFLILFLLIHSFFLIFFLLIHSFFLILFLLIHSFFPIFFFLIQTSSSYSSSSSTTSSSYSSSSSTPSSSYSSSSSNTSSLFCSSSSTTSSSYSSSSSTTSSSYSSSSFTTSSSYSSFSSTPSSSHSSSSSATSSSYSSSSSTTSSSYSPSSSTTSSSYSSSSSTTSSSYSPSSSTTSSSYSSSSSTTSSSYSSSSFTTSSSYSSFSSTPSSSHSSSSSATSSSYSSSSSTTSSSYSPSSSTTSSSYSSSSSTTSSSYSPSSSTPSSSYSSCSSTTSSSYSSSSSTTSSSYSSSSSTTSSSYSSSSSTTSSLYSSSSSPPSSSYFSSSSTTSSSYSSFSSTTSSSYSSSSSTTTSSYSSSSSTTSSSYSSSSFTTSSSYSSFSSTPSSSYSSFSSTPSSSHSSSSSATSSSYSSSSSTTSSSYSPSSSTTSSSYSSSSSTTSSSYSSSSSTTSSSYSSSSSTTSSSYSSSSFTTSSSYSSFSSTPSSSHSSSSSATSSSYSSSSSTTSSSYSPSSSTTSSSYSSSSSTTSSSYSPSSSTTSSSYSSSSSTPSSSYSSCSSTTSSSYSSSSSTTSSSYSSSSSTTSSSYSSSSSTTSSLYSSSSSPPSSSYFSSSSTTSSSYSSFSSTTSSSYSSSSSTTTSSYSSSSSTTSSSYSSF from the coding sequence CATACCTTCCACTTCATCCACTccttcttcctcatactcttcctcctcatccactcCTTCTTCCTTATattcttcctcctcatccactccttcttcctcatactcttcctcctcatccactcCTTCTTCCCCATATTCTTCTTCCTCATCCAAAcatcttcctcatactcttcctcctcatccaccacctcttcctcctactcttcctcctcatccactccttcttcctcatactcttcctcatCATCCAATACTTCTTCCTTATTCTGTTCCTCCTCATCCACtacttcttcctcatactcttcctcctcatccaccacctcttcctcatactcttcctcctcattcaccacttcttcctcatactcttccttcTCATCCACTCCTTCTTCCTCACATTCTTCCTCTTCATCCGCCACCTCTTCCTCATattcttcctcctcatccaccacctcttcctcatactctccCTCCTCATCCACTACTTCTTCCTCGTATTCTTCCTCTTCATCCACCacctcttcctcatactctccCTCCTCATCCACtacttcttcctcatactcttcctcctcatccaccacctcttcctcatactcttcctcctcattcaccacttcttcctcatactcttccttcTCATCCACTCCTTCTTCCTCACATTCTTCCTCTTCATCCGCCACCTCTTCCTCATATTCTTCTTCCTCATCCACCacctcttcctcatactctccCTCCTCATCCACTACTTCTTCCTCGTATTCTTCCTCTTCATCCACCacctcttcctcatactctccCTCCTCATCCACTccttcttcctcatactcttcctgcTCATCCACtacttcttcctcatactcttcctcctcatccactacttcttcctcatactcttcctcctcatccactacttcttcctcatactcttcctcctcatctaCCACCTCTTCCttatactcttcctcctcatccccTCCTTCTTCCTCATACTTTTCCTCCTCATCCACTACTTCTTCTTCTTACTCTTCCTTCTCATCCACCacctcttcctcatactcttcctcctcatctaCTACtacttcctcatactcttcctcctcatccaccacctcttcctcatactcttcctcctcattcaccacttcttcctcatactcttccttcTCATCCACTccttcttcctcatactcttccttcTCATCCACTCCTTCTTCCTCACATTCTTCCTCTTCATCCGCCACCTCTTCCTCATattcttcctcctcatccaccacctcttcctcatactctccCTCCTCATCCACTACTTCTTCCTCGTATTCTTCCTCTTCATCCACCACCTCTTCCTCATattcttcctcctcatccactacttcttcctcatactcttcctcctcatccaccacctcttcctcatactcttcctcctcattcaccacttcttcctcatactcttccttcTCATCCACTCCTTCTTCCTCACATTCTTCCTCTTCATCCGCCACCTCTTCCTCATattcttcctcctcatccaccacctcttcctcatactctccCTCCTCATCCACTACTTCTTCCTCGTATTCTTCCTCTTCATCCACCacctcttcctcatactctccCTCCTCATCCACTACTTCTTCCTCATattcttcctcctcatccactccttcttcctcatactcttcctgcTCATCCACtacttcttcctcatactcttcctcctcatccactacttcttcctcatactcttcctcctcatccactacttcttcctcatactcttcctcctcatctaCCACCTCTTCCttatactcttcctcctcatccccTCCTTCTTCCTCATACTTTTCCTCCTCATCCACTACTTCTTCTTCTTACTCTTCCTTCTCATCCACCacctcttcctcatactcttcctcctcatctaCTACtacttcctcatactcttcctcctcatccaccacctcttcctcatactcttccttc
- the LOC135768863 gene encoding uncharacterized protein — protein MNLLMLILTAGILRMSDGFIIKGSSGPLVVPLGGSVVLPCSVDSLLPLKDLEVEWRRSDSQTLIHLYQDEDIRPEAQHQDYHDRAHFFTEDIKHGNFSLLLNNLTAEDEGQYTCKVHTGQESGETVVEIKHAERLIVSESSSISAYVGDDVTLSCSENSHIKPEEIEEVSWKKTNKGEPITVLLYQYNEILSDASDERYRDRVEFFADEIHRGNFSLRLKRVRTEDKGVYICQVFTGELSANTTVIIGQIGFSGLHIMVLILCITACGSAVIISSLIYCTSSNKILCLQVLLVFCPNTILFFAFMLWGFIEGSMHESVSCSTVYIVRPLMLFWAAPYLKDFPDIIRKWIDSSSIDVQVSIFTVLFYSIYDTWTRNQKSADADQILIAVLFVLMLLLCLIKIIKGLANMIMDKKSTNIQIRERINYVLQGWDLLSCRVLPLLQFTLLFYSFGVAKRAFFVTGVLPLIVMLSDKEWYLTCFKSFSAWLGKTLRLIIMIVMNAAIFPLVYLYFKSLENEKGMFIY, from the exons ATGAATCTGCTAATGTTGATTTTAACAGCTGGAATCTTAAGGATGTCTGATG gatTCATTATTAAAGGTTCCTCAGGTCCTCTGGTTGTTCCTCTGGGAGGTTCAGTGGTTCTGCCCTGTTCTGTTGATTCACTCTTACCACTGAAAGATCTGGAGGTGGAATGGAGAAGATCAGACTCACAGACTCTCATTCATCTGTATCAAGATGAAGATATCAGACCAGAGGCTCAACATCAGGATTATCATGATAGAGCTCATTTCTTCACTGAAGACATTAAACATGGAAACTTCTCACTACTGTTGAACAATCTGACAGCTGAAGATGAGGGACAATACACATGTAAAGTTCACACTGGACAAGAGTCTGGAGAAACTGTGGTGGAAATTAAACATGCTG AGCGTTTGATAGTGTCGGAATCAAGCTCCATATCTGCGTATGTTGGTGATGACGTCACTCTGAGCTGCTCTGAGAACTCTCACATCAAACCTGAAGAGATTGAAGAGGTTTCATggaagaaaacaaataaaggcGAACCAATCACAGTTCTTCTCTATCAATACAATGAAATTCTATCAGACGCATCAGATGAGCGATACAGAGACAGAGTTGAGTTCTTCGCTGATGAAATCCACAGAGGAAACTTCTCTCTCAGACTGAAGAGAGTCAGAACTGAAGATAAAGGAGTTTACATCTGTCAAGTGTTTACTGGAGAACTATCAGCAAACACAACTGTAATAATAGGGCAAATTG GTTTCTCTGGTTTACATATAATGGTGTTGATTCTCTGTATTACTGCATGTGGATCTGCAGTTATAATCTCCTCTCTTATCTACTGCACATCAAGTAATAAAA TTTTGTGTCTTCAGGTTTTGCTTGTGTTTTGTCCAAACACTATTTTGTTTTTCGCTTTCATGCTCTGGGGTTTTATTGAAG GATCTATGCATGAGTCTGTCTCTTGCTCTACTGTTTACATTGTGAGACCCTTGATGTTGTTTTGGGCGGCACCGTATTTAAAAGACTTTCCAG atATAATCAGGAAATGGATTGACTCTTCAAGTATTGATGTACAAGTTTCCATTTTTACTGTACTATTTTATTCAA TATACGACACATGGACAAGAAATCAAAAGTCAGCAGATGCTGATCAAATTTTGATCGCAGTTCTCTTTGTTTTAATGCTGCTGTTGTGTCtcattaaaatcattaaag GTTTAGCAAACATGATTATGGACAAGAAGTCCACCAACATACAGATACGTGAACGGATAAATTATGTATTACAAGGTTGGGACCTTTTAAGCTGTCGAGTTCTTCCTTTACTACAGTTTACCCTTctgttttacagttttggagTTGCTAAACGAG CATTTTTCGTCACAGGAGTTTTGCCACTGATAGTAATGCTTTCAGATAAGGAATGGTATCTTACATGTTTTAAGTCCT tttctgCTTGGCTTGGGAAAACCTTACGGTTAATAATTATGATAGTCATGAATGCAGCTATTTTCCCCTTGGTGTATCTGTACTTTAAATCACTGGAGAATGAAAAgggtatgtttatatattaa